The region GACGCCTATGTTCTCGCCGACCGAGAATTGGTAACGGATGTAATCCTGAAAAATCACGCCAATACGCCGTCTCAGCGCATCGTCTTCCCACGCTTGCAGATCGCTGCCATCTAGTAAAATGCGCCCGTGATCGGGACGGTAAAGTCGTGTCAATAATTTGATCAACGTCGTTTTGCCCGAACCATTCTCACCCACCAGCGCGACACTCTGGCCGGGCACCAGGTGCAGGTCGATGCCCTGCAGCGCGGCGCGACTTGCCCCCGGATAACGAAAACCGACGTTCTCGAAACGCAGACCATCACCTGGCAGCACGCCCACTGTCAGGTGGCCGGTGTCGGTCACCACAGGTTCGGCCAGGTATTCATAGAGACTCGACAGGTAAAGGCCATCCTCGTAAAGACCGCTGATCGCGCTAAGGCTACTGCTCACGGCGGTCTGGCCCTGTTTGAACAGCACCAGGTACATGGTCATCTGCCCCAAGCTAATGCTGCCGTGAACGGTATCAACTACCACCCAAGCGTATGCCAGATAAAACGCACCGGTGCCCAGCAGGCCTAGCAGGAACCCCCAACCATCGCGGCGTAACGTCAGTCGGCGATCTTCGGCGTAGAGACGGGCAAATGTCTCGCGGTAACGCCTCAACAGCAACGGTGCGAAGCCGAACAGTTTGACCTCCTTGATATAGCCCTCATGCGACAGCAGCGTCTCAATGTAACTTTGCTGTCGACTCTCCGGAGCCCGGCGGGTAAACAGTCGGAAAGCATCCCCGGAAAAATGCGCTTCGGCGAAAAATACCGGCAAGGCTCCGACCACCAACAGCAACAGTGCCCATGGCGAAAAATGCACCAGCAGCACGCCGAAACTGATCAATACGATCAGGTTCTGGATCAGTCCGAGTGACTTCATCACCAACGCCAGCGGGCGGGTCGAGGCTTCGCGTCGCACTCGTACCAGTTTGTCGTAAAATTCGGAGTTTTCGAACTGCACCAGCGACAACGTCTGGGCCTTCTCCAGAATCATCGTGTTTACTTTCTGCCCCAGTTGCACCCGCAACAACGACTGCTGGACCGACAACGCCCGCTGAGTCCCCGACAGCAAGGCAAGTACGCCAGCCTCAAACAAAACGTAACGTACAACCGGCCA is a window of Pseudomonas sp. DC1.2 DNA encoding:
- a CDS encoding ABC transporter ATP-binding protein, whose amino-acid sequence is MSPALNRFASLLDQARRALLLVWGTSRGLFLGLVLATLIAGVLPALAAWLGQRIVDAVVAAMQLHAQQGSAPLWPVVRYVLFEAGVLALLSGTQRALSVQQSLLRVQLGQKVNTMILEKAQTLSLVQFENSEFYDKLVRVRREASTRPLALVMKSLGLIQNLIVLISFGVLLVHFSPWALLLLVVGALPVFFAEAHFSGDAFRLFTRRAPESRQQSYIETLLSHEGYIKEVKLFGFAPLLLRRYRETFARLYAEDRRLTLRRDGWGFLLGLLGTGAFYLAYAWVVVDTVHGSISLGQMTMYLVLFKQGQTAVSSSLSAISGLYEDGLYLSSLYEYLAEPVVTDTGHLTVGVLPGDGLRFENVGFRYPGASRAALQGIDLHLVPGQSVALVGENGSGKTTLIKLLTRLYRPDHGRILLDGSDLQAWEDDALRRRIGVIFQDYIRYQFSVGENIGVGDTLAFDDEQRWKEAAAEGMAASFIEGLDRGYATQLGRWFAGGQELSGGQWQKIALSRAYMRRNADILILDEPTSALDPAAEAAVFEHFSQHTQGRMTLLISHRFSSVRNADHIIVLDQGSILERGSHDSLVAAGGRYAQLFDLQARGYR